One Pyrenophora tritici-repentis strain M4 chromosome 5, whole genome shotgun sequence DNA window includes the following coding sequences:
- a CDS encoding RNA-binding protein(RRM domain), with the protein MSLGDFLGDQSLGSWADEMEDAPMPGTGASSRAGYGGDRPTFGSGGGGFGADRAGSFADRGFATREALPLPSKPPYTAHLGNLSFDATEGDVNDFFADCEVTNVRIVEDKLDRKPKGFGYVEFGSVEGLKKALDLSGTPFQGRNIRVSVAEPPKDRPEARDISDWTRKGPLPDLPGQRSSSGRGGFGAGRDRGFDAGSDAGSERGGERRRPPPFEGDGKSRDFGNWERRGPLSPAPAAAPSEGGRMRGGFEGGPREGRRQSPAWGEGQGTEGSRGPRREFQERPQFERAPTAADTDNQWRSKMRPDAPVKSPTSTPDASVPSSPAPQPAAPAGRPRLNLAKRTVSEAPGAEPATPSDKPNPFGAARPIDTAAREKEIEEKRQLALRQKKEADDKAREEKKAKEAAEKTAPKDSAQPTPTKKDEDGVEDKPKSNFEILQRVDEGNSAGQDEDAEGEIVHDKDVKPQEVVRDPPKSEGGSWRRQSTQPAAPEGTTTEAMDDDGWSTVTKPTKNVKTNRRGGGGAPARAIAS; encoded by the exons ATGTCCCTGGGAGACTTCCTAGGAGACCAAT CGCTGGGATCATGGGCTGATGAGATGGAGGATGCGCCAATGCCTG GAACTG GTGCTAGCAGCCGTGCCGGCTACGGAGGCGACAGGCCCACCTTTGGCTCCGGTGGAGGAGGCTTTGGTGCTGATCGCGCCGGCAGCTTTG CCGACCGTGGATTTGCTACTCGCGAGGCGCTTCCCCTCCCCTCGAAGCCCCCGTACACTGCCCACTTGGGTAACCTCTCCTTTGACGCCACCGAGGGTGATGTGAATGACTTCTTCGCCGACTGTGAGGTCACCAATGTGCGCATTGTCGAGGACAAGCTGGACCGGAAGCCCAAAGGTTTCGGATATGTCGAATTTGGTAGCGTTGAGGGGCTGAAGAAGGCTCTTGACTTGTCGGGCACACCTTTCCAGGGTAGAAATATTCGTGTTAGTGTCGCCGAACCAC CCAAGGACCGCCCAGAAGCCCGAGACATCTCGGACTGGACCCGAAAGGGACCCCTCCCCGACTTGCCCGGCCAACGCAGCAGCTCTGGACGCGGTGGCTTTGGAGCGGGCCGTGACCGCGGCTTTGATGCAGGATCAGACGCCGGCAGCGAGCGTGGCGGTGAACGTCGCCGCCCACCTCCATTTGAGGGCGATGGCAAGTCACGCGACTTTGGCAACTGGGAGCGCCGAGGACCTCTCTCACCAGCTCCCGCAGCCGCTCCTAGTGAGGGTGGCCGCATGCGAGGAGGCTTCGAAGGAGGTCCCCGTGAGGGCCGCAGACAGTCCCCAGCTTGGGGTGAGGGTCAAGGTACCGAAGGCTCTCGTGGGCCACGTCGCGAGTTCCAGGAGAGGCCGCAGTTTGAGAGAGCACCTACCGCTGCTGACACCGACAACCAATGGCGGTCCAAGATGCGCCCTGACGCTCCGGTCAAGTCACCCACATCCACACCTGATGCCAGTGTACCATCATCGCCGGCACCCCAACCTGCTGCCCCTGCCGGTCGCCCTCGGTTGAACCTGGCCAAGCGAACAGTTTCCGAGGCACCAGGCGCAGAGCCCGCTACCCCTTCAGACAAGCCCAACCCATTCGGTGCCGCTCGTCCCATCGACACTGCTGCCCGAGAAAAAGAGATTGAGGAGAAGAGGCAATTGGCCCTACGCCAGAAAAAGGAGGCAGATGACAAGGCCcgtgaagagaagaaggcAAAAGAAGCTGCGGAAAAGACAGCACCCAAGGATTCAGCGCAGCCAACGCCAACAAAGAAGGACGAGGACGGCGTGGAGGACAAGCCCAAATCCAACTTTGAGATTCTCCAGAGAGTAGACGAGGGCAACTCTGCTGGCCAAGATGAGGATGCCGAGGGCGAGATTGTTCACGACAAGGACGTCAAGCCACAAGAGGTTGTACGCGACCCTCCAAAGTCCGAGGGCGGTTCATGGAGGAGACAGTCTACCCAACCTGCCGCGCCTGAAGGTACCACCACCGAGGCCATGGACGATGACGGCTGGAGTACCGTCACAAAGCCCACCAAGAATGTCAAGACCAACCGCCGCGGAGGTGGGGGAGCTCCAGCTCGCGCAATTGCGTCTTAG
- a CDS encoding PIG-L domain containing protein: protein MHWTAWASLPVLIFVFWMYTSTLGASFPTLNNKRILLLIAHPDDEAMFFAPTLLALTRPERGNQVKILCLSSGDADGLGEVRKKELVKSGLQLGIGSKEDILVVEDKNFPDSMTVTWHPRLISNLLTTAFAPNMKSISSEEAPQATIDAIITFDAHGVSGHPNHKSLHGGAHTFLKALMHRHSGWNCPVKLYTLTTTSIFRKYLSLLDAPATIIGAIVRKKELGGFPTPLLFISSPVGYRTAQKAMTTAHESQMRWFRWGWITMSRYMVLNDLKREKAG, encoded by the exons ATGCATTGGACTGCGTGGGCATCGCTGCCCGTTCTTATCTTTGTGTTTTGGATGTATACCAGCACCCTCGGTGCATCCTTCCCTACCCTCAACAACAAGCGCATCCTACTGTTGATAGCGCATCCAGACGACGAAGCCATGTTCTTTGCCCCGACATTGTTGGCATTGACGCGTCCAGAACGCGGTAACCAAGTCAAGATACTATGCCTGAGCAGTG GCGATGCTGATGGGCTGGGCGAAGTGCGCAAGAAAGAGCTAGTCAAGAGCGGGTTGCAGCTGGGTATCGGAAGCAAGGAGGACATTCTCGTGGTCGAGGACAA AAACTTCCCAGACTCAATGACGGTAACATGGCACCCACGCCTGATTTCGAATCTGCTCACAACCGCCTTCGCACCAAACATGAAGTCAATTTCGTCCGAGGAAGCACCGCAGGCGACCATCGACGCCATCATCACCTTTGACGCACACGGCGTGTCGGGTCACCCCAATCACAAATCGCTCCATGGCGGAGCGCATACTTTCTTGAAGGCGCTCATGCATCGTCACAGCGGATGGAACTGCCCCGTCAAGCTGTACACCCTCACCACCACGTCAATATTCCGCAAATATCTCAGCTTGCTGGACGCGCCTGCTACAATCATTGGCGCAATTGTGCGAAAGAAGGAGCTCGGCGGCTTCCCTACTCCGCTCCTGTTCATCAGCTCACCGGTCGGCTACAGGACTGCCCAAAAGGCCATGACAACGGCGCACGAGAGCCAAATGCGCTGGTTTCGCTGGGGCTGGATCACCATGTCGCGCTACATGGTGCTCAACGATCTGAAGAGAGAGAAGGCGGGTTAG
- a CDS encoding Mating-C multi-domain protein, whose amino-acid sequence MVNWKLSSLLLLSLRALSVSAKPEAEKVQEVSEEPQTPNLNVAISVSFPQAEIFGVKLVNGLATEARLSVVNNEPTPIGVTLVGGSLLKENAGESHVVRNLTAKRYSIQVPAGANETVPYSFTTELHPQDLRLQLVTILKDNKNSLYTVTVHNETVSVVEAPTSFFDPQIIFLYLVVLGAFSGTVYFIYNTWISTFFPQKKGRGKGGERAKKSSGGSKTVDPADQVAVVGADGPAVTSGAKAYDESWIPASHLQRPEAKRVRSGTPKVKPKA is encoded by the exons ATGGTTAATTGGAAACTCTCATCTCTGCTATTGCTATCTCTGCGCGCCCTCAGCGTCTCCGCAAAACCCGAG GCTGAGAAGGTTCAAGAGGTCTCAGAAGAGCCGCAAACCCCCAATCTCAATGTCGCCATCTCTGTCTCGTTCCCACAGGCCGAGATTTTTGGCGTCAAGCTTGTCAATGGCCTCGCTACAGAGGCCCGCCTGTCCGTCGTAAATAACGAGCCAACTCCTATTGGCGTCACTCTGGTTGGTGGCTCGCTACTCAAGGAGAATGCCGGAGAGTCGCACGTCGTTCGCAACCTTACTGCGAAGCGCTACTCGATCCAAGTTCCTGCCGGCGCCAATGAGACAGTTCCCTACAGCTTTACGACTGAGCTTCATCCCCAGGATCTGCGCTTGCAGCTCGTCACTATCTTGAAGGACAACAAGAACTCACTCTACACCGTCACCGTTCACAACGAGACGGTCAGCGTTGTAGAGGCCCCTACCAGCTTCTTTGACCCCCAAAT TATATTCCTCTACCTCGTCGTCCTCGGCGCTTTCAGTGGTACCGTCTACTTTATTTACAACACCTGGATTAGCACCTTCTTCCCTCAGAAAAAGGGCCGCGGCAAGGGTGGTGAGCGCGCCAAGAAATCCTCTGGCGGATCCAAGACTGTCGACCCCGCCGACCAGGTCGCCGTCGTGGGTGCTGATGGCCCAGCCGTCACCTCAGGCGCCAAGGCATACGACGAAAGCTGGATCCCTGCCTCCCACCTTCAGCGCCCGGAAGCCAAGCGCGTCCGAAGCGGTACCCCCAAAGTGAAGCCGAAGGCTTAG
- a CDS encoding oxidoreductase family: MAIGIALIGSGIFAKEEHLPAIQDTPNLSLKAVYSRSLKSAKALSEKLSDVELYSDDQDGKKFEDLLKRNDVKGVVIALPIPAQPDYIKKALAAGKHVFAEKPIAKDLATAQELLSWTQDASNTSAIYTVAENFRFIDSYVWGSQQVASLGRILSFRVRVALLVQPGSKYYETEWRKKPEHQGGFLLDGGVHFVAATRLLLQGGGQKINKVSAFTAQLQEYLPPVDTLNATMQLGNGASGTLSISFGTTDTGSEYLVACEKGSVHVSRGKVIVTRDGKEAETKEFPDEGNGVNQEIKAWAKSLEEGKRNEMQSPEEALKDLEILEVCLMSGEQGGKPIDVKQ; the protein is encoded by the exons ATGGCAATTGGAATCGCACTTATTGGTAGCGGCATCTTCGCCAAAGAAGAACATCTCCCAGCTATCCAAGACACTCCCAATTTAAGCCTAAAGGCTGTATACTCGCGCTCCCTCAAATCTGCAAAGGCTCTGTCTGAGAAGCTCTCGGACGTGGAACTCTACAGCGACGATCAAGATGGCAAGAAGTTCGAGGACCTACTCAAAAGGAACGACGTAAAAGGCGTGGTGATTGC CCTGCCCATCCCCGCCCAACCAGACTACATCAAAAAGGCCCTAGCAGCTGGTAAACACGTCTTCGCCGAGAAGCCCATCGCTAAAGACCTCGCCACCGCCCAAGAACTCCTCTCATGGACCCAAGACGCATCCAACACATCCGCCATCTACACCGTAGCCGAGAACTTCCGCTTCATCGATTCCTACGTCTGGGGCTCCCAGCAAGTTGCTTCGCTGGGCCGTATTCTCTCCTTCAGAGTTCGTGTAGCCCTCCTGGTGCAGCCTGGTAGCAAGTACTATGAGACGGAGTGGCGCAAGAAGCCCGAGCACCAGGGTGGCTTTCTGCTAGACGGCGGCGTGCATTTTGTTGCCGCGACGCGTTTGCTGCTCCAGGGCGGTGGACAGAAGATCAACAAGGTCAGTGCCTTTACTGCGCAGCTGCAAGAATATCTTCCGCCCGTCGACACGCTCAATGCCACAATGCAGCTTGGCAACGGCGCGTCTGGTACCCTTTCCATCTCTTTCGGAACAACGGACACGGGCTCTGAGTACCTTGTTGCGTGTGAAAAGGGCTCTGTGCATGTATCTCGCGGGAAGGTTATTGTTACGAGAGACGGCAAAGAGGCGGAGACCAAGGAGTTCCCGGATGAGGGCAATGGCGTAAACCAGGAGATCAAGGCTTGGGCTAAGAGTCTAGAGGAGGGGAAGAGGAATGAGATGCAGAGTCCTGAGGAAGCTTTGAAGGACTTGGAGATTCTCGAAGTTTGCTTGATGAGTGGTGAACAGGGCGGTAAGCCCATAGATGTTAAGCAGTAG
- a CDS encoding HET domain containing protein, with protein sequence MIGEELDASRRTSILAKAHFAVSGGEEEEPDEERVVLPPVPRIDLNSIQEWRKACHDTHGDCCNDRYSEALALRLDHLILVDVVNRSLVKLPNTTPISFIALSYVWGEVDTCKTLTSNFEQLQQPGAICSTNTEITIPNTIRDAMYLVAALGERYLWVDCLCVIQDAPSHEMDRTLRAMAHIYASAEFTIVATGSDANYGLRGIGGPSQDRPLYTTSTDLRFYGGYPLESRWVTRGWTFQESLFSRRLLCFDRRVSWLCGRYDWREGVIKAYSFPGNSCFDVERPHLGAPMGMMSLLPSIPSLGRWGMIVENFTSREFRYDRDALNAFAGATEVMGPTFPEGLLHGMPCFFFDIVLLWQPKGSIVRRHGEPSWSWTGWKGAVECLHPWYPFYAGLFRATGKSSDWLAVAPLMQLAKFNTVSIDGTVPKGSTDFNGFYQYQALREIGNEQDLPKGWERGFHRDGIYFTSESSTSQIPYAFPLPTVDPTRHQDHLQQSRVLSCTAPRVKLLFGEESKDENDMHLLASLRVHDTNVGYLTLHSPEQKATCMTGTSCELIILSSFVISDPKQVTKFAWPLCSHHNPCLGFKNKLFQDVYENADAGLNVMWIEWVRDVAERRAIGVVRADALEALEPESIMFKLG encoded by the coding sequence ATGATCGGTGAAGAATTGGATGCATCTCGCCGTACAAGCATCCTTGCTAAAGCGCACTTTGCAGTCTCTGGTGGGGAAGAGGAAGAGCCAGACGAGGAGAGGGTAGTCCTACCCCCGGTCCCAAGAATCGATCTCAACTCAATTCAGGAATGGCGAAAAGCATGCCACGATACTCATGGCGACTGCTGCAACGACCGTTATTCAGAAGCCTTGGCACTTCGCCTTGACCACCTTATTTTAGTCGATGTAGTGAACCGTTCGCTTGTAAAACTGCCGAATACGACGCCTATATCATTCATTGCTCTGTCATATGTCTGGGGCGAGGTGGACACCTGCAAGACCCTAACCTCGAACTTCGAGCAACTACAGCAGCCAGGAGCGATATGCAGTACCAACACCGAAATCACCATTCCAAATACGATCCGAGATGCAATGTATCTAGTAGCTGCACTAGGGGAGCGATACCTCTGGGTAGACTGTTTATGCGTCATACAGGATGCGCCCTCTCACGAGATGGATCGAACCTTACGAGCCATGGCGCATATATATGCAAGCGCTGAATTCACTATCGTTGCTACTGGCTCTGACGCAAACTACGGTCTAAGAGGAATTGGCGGTCCGTCTCAAGATAGACCACTGTATACGACATCAACAGATCTGAGATTCTATGGCGGCTATCCTTTAGAGTCCAGATGGGTGACCAGGGGCTGGACGTTTCAGGAGTCGCTCTTCTCGCGTCGCCTGCTGTGCTTCGATCGCCGAGTGTCGTGGTTGTGTGGCCGTTACGACTGGCGTGAAGGCGTCATTAAAGCGTACTCTTTCCCTGGAAACTCTTGCTTTGATGTCGAACGCCCCCATCTCGGCGCTCCGATGGGGATGATGTCTTTGTTACCCAGCATACCGTCTCTCGGACGCTGGGGCATGATTGTGGAGAACTTCACCTCCCGGGAATTCAGGTACGACCGTGATGCTCTCAATGCCTTTGCGGGTGCAACAGAAGTCATGGGCCCGACTTTTCCTGAGGGTCTTCTTCATGGTATGCCGTGCTTTTTCTTCGACATTGTGTTGCTATGGCAGCCCAAAGGATCTATTGTCAGGCGGCATGGAGAGCCTAGTTGGTCATGGACAGGATGGAAAGGTGCTGTAGAATGTTTGCATCCATGGTATCCGTTCTATGCAGGTCTCTTCCGCGCGACGGGCAAATCGTCGGATTGGTTAGCGGTCGCCCCTTTGATGCAACTGGCGAAGTTCAATACTGTCTCCATAGATGGCACAGTGCCAAAAGGCAGCACCGATTTCAACGGATTTTACCAATACCAAGCATTACGGGAAATAGGTAATGAGCAGGATCTTCCGAAAGGTTGGGAACGTGGTTTTCACCGGGATGGCATCTACTTCACGAGCGAATCATCGACTTCACAGATACCATACGCATTTCCCCTTCCAACCGTGGACCCAACACGCCACCAAGATCATCTTCAACAGTCACGTGTTCTGTCCTGTACCGCACCTCGCGTAAAGCTCCTGTTTGGAGAAGAATCAAAGGATGAAAACGACATGCACTTGCTCGCCAGTCTGCGTGTTCATGACACCAACGTCGGTTATCTTACCCTTCATTCGCCCGAACAGAAAGCCACGTGCATGACCGGCACCTCCTGTGAGCTGATCATCCTCTCGTCATTTGTTATATCGGACCCCAAACAGGTGACAAAGTTCGCTTGGCCACTCTGCTCGCATCACAACCCCTGTCTGGGTTTTAAGAACAAGTTATTTCAAGACGTGTACGAAAATGCTGATGCTGGCCTGAATGTCATGTGGATCGAGTGGGTAAGAGATGTTGCTGAAAGAAGAGCGATTGGAGTGGTCCGCGCAGATGCGCTGGAGGCGCTGGAGCCCGAATCTATCATGTTTAAACTAGGCTGA
- a CDS encoding DUF4045 multi-domain protein, translated as MASKPSSPAPKPTPTTPAKQARSRKAVPASNAEQGRAGSAGGVLLPKEAKSKPSTSTTKKTTAVPTTEETAAPAANTQKRKPRKLNKEPTSTLTDTTKPPTPTKTSADVPTASDLEALKSRVRGLEAKVEELYRAGAISDSRPGRSPRRRGKGRKTSSATQVPTLSTSSRVQEVDDDDDDVEEVVQVQEEEEADEELVRLEGELEVARQDLESYRPRTRHTTSNATSGVEEVDRSATGGTGRQVTLSGSYRIPIPANVNLEDVQTIKSGVSAAQNVARSFLEQRRALRGQDVAPPSPSSTTRPAKQKPATTTTTSQTLRPKRSMSSNLEVAVDNSEGKQSWSEWIGGYSMAITRAVGKIEHEAALEAKRTAGGGGSGNVLTAARKKTNATATPKKAGMPTGKRPALKATLSGEQVHGLMS; from the coding sequence ATGGCGTCCAAACCTTCATCACCGGCACCAAAGCCAACGCCAACAACGCCAGCAAAACAAGCGCGATCTAGAAAGGCTGTCCCTGCAAGCAATGCTGAACAGGGAAGAGCAGGATCAGCAGGGGGAGTTCTTTTACCAAAAGAAGCTAAATCAAAGCCTTCAACATCTACGACGAAAAAGACTACAGCTGTCCCTACCACAGAGGAAACAGCTGCACCAGCAGCTAATACACAGAAACGGAAGCCCAGAAAATTGAACAAGGAGCCAACCTCAACGTTAACAGACACTACAAAGCCTCCAACCCCCACCAAAACATCTGCAGACGTACCCACCGCCTCCGATCTTGAAGCCCTAAAATCTCGCGTCAGAGGCCTCGAAGCCAAGGTTGAAGAATTGTACAGAGCTGGAGCAATATCCGATTCACGTCCCGGTCGTTCACCTCGTCGACGAGGAAAAGGTCGCAAGACCTCGTCTGCAACACAAGTCCCAACACTGAGTACATCTAGCAGAGTTCAAGAAGTggacgatgatgatgacgacgtAGAAGAAGTGGTCCAGGTacaagaggaagaagaagctgATGAAGAGCTTGTAAGACTAGAAGGCGAACTCGAAGTCGCCCGCCAGGACCTAGAATCCTACCGTCCCCGAACCCGCCATACTACAAGCAATGCCACATCCGGGGTTGAAGAGGTTGATAGGAGCGCGACTGGTGGCACTGGTCGGCAAGTCACACTGAGTGGCAGTTACCGCATCCCCATTCCCGCAAACGTCAACTTGGAAGACGTGCAGACGATCAAATCCGGTGTCTCTGCAGCACAGAATGTAGCACGCTCGTTTCTTGAACAACGGCGTGCGCTGCGAGGTCAAGACGTCGCCCCTCCTTCGCCTTCATCAACGACCAGGCCTGCGAAACAGAAACCTGCGACTACGACTACAACTTCGCAAACGCTCAGGCCAAAGCGCAGTATGAGCTCGAATCTAGAAGTTGCCGTGGAtaacagcgagggcaagcaGAGCTGGAGCGAGTGGATTGGCGGATACAGTATGGCGATTACGAGGGCCGTGGGCAAGATTGAACATGAGGCTGCGCTTGAGGCAAAGAGGACTGCTGGTGGAGGGGGAAGCGGCAATGTACTGACGGCAGCTAGGAAGAAGACAAATGCGACGGCTACGCCTAAGAAGGCGGGTATGCCGACGGGGAAGCGACCGGCACTGAAGGCTACGTTGAGTGGGGAGCAAGTTCATGGGCTTATGAGTTGA
- a CDS encoding HHT1, Histones H3 and H4, which translates to MARTKPRPKVTGKAGRGGPDGKTVTGGKPAQKALASKARRQVAGKSTRKAPVAVKKKRKFKAGTVALREIKRYQRGFELLLRKLPFSRVVREFAQVHKADIRFRRSAIEALQEATEAFLVGYFEDCNINAIHAKRVTIQEKDSQLARRYFARELLAFL; encoded by the exons ATGGCAAGGACAAAACCACGGCCTAAGGTCACCGGTAAAGCCGGCCGGGGTGGTCCTGATGGCAAGACAGTTACTGGCGGCAAGCCGGCTCAGAAGGCCCTTGCTAGTAAGGCTAGACGTCAAGTAGCAGGAAAGTCTACGCGAAAGGCACCTGTAGCTgttaagaagaagcgcaagtttaAGGCCGGCA CTGTCGCATTACGGGAAATCAAGAGATACCAGAGAGGTTTTGAACTACTCTTGCGAAAACTCCCCTTTTCCCGCGTAGTGCGCGAATTTGCACAGGTGCACAAGGCCGATATCCGCTTTCGACGATCTGCAATCGAAGCTCTTCAGGAAGCTACAGAAGCTTTCTTAGTTGGTTATTTTGAGG ACTGCAACATCAATGCTATTCACGCAAAGAGGGTTACTATTCAAGAGAAGGATTCTCAATTGGCTAGGCGCTACTTTGCGCGCGAGTTACTAGCTTTTCTCTAG
- a CDS encoding CcmB, ABC-type transport system involved in cytochrome c biogenesis, permease component: MFGMYFFALETSYYSERPSGEKKVAGDEKRTSFMEIEEDRVTYASQLALFRGRLSKESFWKNVWKPVPLIAFPAVLFSTIVYSTGFCWLLTFSVLSVNVFSAPPYKLNPLQIGLTNLPLLGVALISSPLSGWSADAIAKFMARRNKGVFEPEFRLALMIPATVFSTVGFLGFGMCVEQGLPLAWPMTFMAIHSLSVPFASTASLTYVIDCHPRDANQAFVTINFTKAVLTFIATTYASGILINYGPTATFNGIMMMNLGISAFTIPAYIFGKRFRSLVARSAFAQKLSG, from the exons ATGTTCGGCATGTATTTTTTCGCCCTCGAAACTAGCTACTACAGCGAGCGCCCCAGTGGCGAGAAAAAGGTTGCCGGCGACGAGAAGCGCACTTCTTTCATGGAAATCGAGGAAGACAGAGTGACCTATGCTAGCCAACTAGCCCTTTTCCGCGGTCGCTTGTCGAAAGAGTCTTTCTGGAAGAACGTTTGGAAGCCAGTCCCGCTCATCGCCTTCCCAGCCGTGCTATTCAGTACTAT CGTCTACTCAACTGGCTTCTGCTGGCTCCTCACCTTCTCCGTTCTCTCCGTGAACGTCTTCTCCGCACCTCCCTACAAGCTAAACCCGCTTCAAATCGGCCTCACCAACCTTCCCCTCCTCGGCGTCGCGCTCATCTCCTCACCTCTCTCTGGCTGGTCCGCCGACGCAATCGCAAAATTTATGGCCCGCCGCAACAAAGGTGTCTTTGAGCCTGAATTCCGCCTCGCCCTCATGATCCCCGCTACTGTTTTCTCCACCGTCGGCTTCCTCGGCTTCGGCATGTGCGTTGAGCAGGGCCTCCCCCTCGCCTGGCCTATGACATTTATGGCTATCCACTCGCTGTCTGTTCCGTTTGCTTCGACAGCTAGTTTGACCTATGTCATTGATTGTCATCCCAGAGACGCCAATCAGGCGTTTGTCACGATCAACTTTACAAAAGCTGTGCTGACTTTCATCGCTACTACGTATGCCAGTGGTATTCTAATAAATTATGGGCCGACGGCGACATTTAATGGCATTATGATGATGAATTTGGGTATTAGTGCGTTTACGATCCCAGCGTACATTTTTGGAAAGCGGTTTAGGAGTCTTGTTGCTAGAAGTGCGTTTGCGCAGAAGTTGTCGGGTTAG
- a CDS encoding Dimer-Tnp-hAT domain containing protein has product MPVAKEQVGDVPEGLVPAIKLEPPPGFEQDEWEQLTDGFACEADEIDGILDQRGSGGSRKGRPINLSVPYTGSLSGSARAIAQRERKALFDKEEKVLESVRTADRSAKYQLKKSLLQQPKYKLANSARQAKLLEKEWDILSEKRFTQKKSVAKDILAIPIAQVGVERVFNVAKDVIGSRRHRLSARTIQQIMVLKDTISQEEEQGLDYLVAQLGEDGEPIDEVNDLFELPASLEHTFDIDEENQTTEEESEEEVQEERQLPPRKRQRPQRYRDN; this is encoded by the exons atgcctgtcgcgaaagagcaagtcggcgacgtacctgaaggcctagttccagccatcaaactTGAACCTCCGCCTGGGTTCGAACAAGATGAGTGGGAGCAGCTTACCGAT GGATTTGCGTGTGAAGCTGACGAGATTGACGGTATCTTAGATCAAAGAGGTAGTGGGGGTTCacgaaaaggccgacctaTCAATTTGAGCGTCCCCTATACTGGCTCTCTGAGTGGTAGCGCCCGTGCTATTGCTCAACGTGAACGCAAAGCTCTTTTCgataaagaggagaaggtacTTGAAAGCGTTAGAACAGCCGACCGCTCCGCGAAGTACCAACTGAAGAAATCGCTTTTGCAACAGCCTAAGTATAAATTAGCAAATAGTGCTAGACAGGCTAAGCTGCTAGAGAAAGAGTGGGATATACTTTCAGAGAAGCGGTTTACCCAGAAAAAGTCTG TGGcgaaggatatactagcaATACCAATTGCTCAGGTTGGGGTTGAAAGAGTTTTCAATGTTGCTAAGGATGTTATTGGTAGTCGGAGGCACCGACTATCTGCCCGGACAATACAGCAGATAATGGTTCTTAAGGATACAATATctcaagaggaagaacaGGGTCTAGACTACCTAGTTGCTCAATTAGGGGAGGATGGAGAGCCAATTGACGAGGTTAATGATCTTTTTGAGCTTCCAGCCTCGTTAGAGCATACCTTCGATATAGATGAGGAGAACCAGActacagaagaagagtcggaggaagaggtccaggaggagcgtcaattgccacctcgaaagcgccagcgtcctCAGCGCTACCGTGATAATTAG